The sequence ATATTAACGTAGACGAAAAAACCAAGCATCCTATTTTAAGTCTGCTTGTTGGTATTTTCTTTGTGACGTCTTATGCCTATGTTTTTCAAATTAGCTGGACTATTTATGTTGTTGTTTTCTTACTCGCAGGCATACTTTATTTTCGAAATAAATCACAATCTGCAGAGTTTAATTTAATAACCCTTATTTTTCTTTTGGGTTCTCACTTTGTAAACTGGGTAGCACTTTCTGATTTAAAGAGTCAACCTGTTTCGCAGATGTTAATTGTGGGCGCTCCCATTCTGTTAGTTGCACTTTTAAGTATTAAGTTTTCATTTGTCAATGCAGTGTCGAAATATCTCAACTGGATAGGATTATATCTGTTTTCTACTCAATTTATACTTCTGAGTTATTACTTGTTCAATGCTGTTTCTCCACTAGCGGTGAGTGTGGCGTGGTTGGTTTTATCGTTAATTGCTTTGGGAACAGTTAAGCTTATAGCTAAAAAAGCACTACGGTACCATCATCTCGATCGCTATATTTTGCATGTTGGTTATTTGCTGATAGGTCTCTTCTTGATACGCCATACATTTTATAATTTAAATGTCAATGAATTCTGGGGGCCTTTAAAAGGCCGTGTCTGGACCGAACTAACTGCTTTTGTTGTTTTTCTTATTTGGACTATTGCGAAAAATAAAGAAAACGCTAAGTACAAATCCTGGCTCTATCTTCAACCCTTAATGGTGGAATTGGTTCTGGTATTTTCAATTTTGTCTTTAGCCTATGAAGTAAACTATCAATTTTTATCGCTTATATTTTTAGGCATTTCGGGCATTACTTTTGCTTTGGCGAACTGGAAATATCAATCTGTTGGCAGACTTACGCTCTATTCTTTCGGCTTGTTTCTTTTCGCCATAGCTCAGCAAATTTACATTTGCTCTATCATGCACTTTAAAGCTAACAATGCCACTCCTTTTCCAGTTCAGGAGCTCATAGTTGCCAGTGTGTTTACAATTATGGCTTTAACTTACCTTTTTGTATTTTATAAATATGCCAGACTTTCAGATATCCCCACACCGGGTTTACTTAGTAATTTAAAATACCTTGGCGATAAGCTGCAGGCCTCAGCAGCTTTTATGGGTGTGTATGCCTTCGGCGTATTTATATTACTGATCACGTATTTTATGTTCGTGCACGTATCAGAAATAGTTCCTGGAGTTATCTGGCTTTTGTTGTCGCCACTCATCGCCACTTTATCACTTTATTTTTATGGGAAACGATCTGCTATTCTCAATGTTGACAGGTATATGCTGCAAATAAGTTATTTTTTTATTAGTGCTTTTGTAATCAGACACTTATTGGTTCATATTCAAATAGAAAGTTATCTTGGCGGTGTTAAAATCAGGTTGCTAATCGAATTATTGGCTTTGGCTGTATTTACTTATTGCGCCACCCTAAAGAAACCCGAAACCACAACTTACAAGAGTTGGGAATACCTACATCCTCTATTACTTGAGCTGTTAGTTTTGTTTTCTATTTTTACAATCGCATTAGAGGTCGATGGTATCTGGCAGCCTTTAATATGGGTAGCGCTATCGTTTATTTTTTCCCTGGCCGGAAATTCTAAATATGAAAATCTTTCCCGTTTTTTATTTTACGCTCTTGTACTTTATTGGGTGGCCGCGTTTCAAACGGCATTTATAACGAGTTCTTATGTTGTGCCGTCTAATGAAGTTTTCGCGCAGCCTTGGGTTTACGGAAGTTTATCTCTTTTGTTTCAGTTTGCTTTCTTGCTTTATTTTTATCTGAAATGCAGTTTTGAAAAAGTTGTTTTACCAAAATCCTTATCGTTCTTAACAGAGCTTATTGCTAAAGTTGACAAGAGCAGGAATACTTATGTTTTTTATCCGCTCATTATTTGTACTGCGATATTTTTATTCTGGACATTTGATAAGTCCTTGCTCACACTGCTCTGGGTAATTGAATGTCTGGCTATTTTTATGATAAGTTTGATACTTAAAAAACAACATTTTCGTTACGTAGCATTGGGGGCTCTTGCCCTGTGCATTGTTCGCCTGATATTTTTTGATCTGGCACAATCCAGTACGCTTACCCGTGCTATCGTTTTTTTAAGCGTCGGAATAATAATGTTGGTGATGAACTCGCTCTACAATAAATTTAAAAATAGGTTTGAATGAGTAGATGGAGACTAATTTTTCTATTGCTGATCTTGTTGGGAGGTTTAGCTGTGGTTTATGTTTTATCTAAAAATAAATTGCATGCACCCCTGGGCGCTAATTTTTCGCCTGCTTTTCAATTACTTGGCAAATCTACAAAAAGCTTAAATACAGCTCTAACAAGAGTAATGCCGATAAACAGATCAGATGAGATGGCTTATGGTGATGCTATTGCAGAGAGTTATTCAGCCGTGGCAGATTTAAGTGATACAGATTATGTGTATTTAAATAAGCTCATAAAAGAATTAGCTGTATTTTCAAAAAAAGGTTTTGACTATCGGGTGTTTCTAATTTCAACTTCGGCACCTAATGCATTTGCCCTGCCAGGCGGGGTTATTTGTGTTACGAAGGGATTGCTAATCACTTTAAAATCAGAAGCGCAGATCATCTCCGTTCTCTCGCATGAAATGGGACACATAGAGCGCGGCCATTGTTTTGAAGCTATAAAATATGAGCTAAGTTTAAAAAAAATTAAATCGCAGGCTGTTGGGCAGTTTGCCGATGCTGTTTTCAATTTATTTTTAAGACATAGTTTTAGTAAGACTCAGGAAAATGATGCGGATGAATACGGCTACGCACTTTTGTTGAATACGAAATACAATCCTATGGCTTTTAGTGAAGCCTTTGTGGAACTGGAAAAATTGGAAGGAAGACGAACTTCCCGGTCTACAACCATTATTAGTGATTATTTAAGCACACATCCTCCCTTGCCTTTGCGTATTTCAAAATTCAATCAGATGGCTGCAGAGTGGTGGATGGTTAATAAGGACCTTGCTAGACGTTATGTGGGAGTAGAAAACTTGACTTGCCGTGTTCCGTTAAAGGAACATTCTTTTCCAGGCGAGTGGGTGAGCAACTTGTAATTTTCGGAAGGGCATTTGGCAGATGAGTACACTAAAAATTAATCGGCCAATAAGCTCAATGAAATTAGGCCATATTATTTTGGCATCAATGCTAGTTAAGCGCCTACCTCTTCTTGTAAATGTGAAGGATGTTTTTCATTCAGGCGAAGCATTTTATCATACACCGCTGTCATCTGTTCAATACAAGTTTTAAAATCATAGTTATCTAAAACATGTTGTCTGCCGAATTTTCCGAGACTCTTTCTCAACTCAGGTGATTCAATTAATTGCATAATGGCCTTTGCCAGTTGTTGCGCATTTTCTTTTTCTACCACAATTCCAATATCGCTCACAACTTCTTTTAGTCCGGGAGAATTTGAAACAATAACAGGTTTTCCGCAGGCCATGCCCTCTATTACCGATACGCCAAAGCTCTCGTTTACAGTGCTCACATTTAAAAGAATGTCGAGCAGGTTGTGATAAGTCGCTATGTGTGTATAGGAGATTTTTCCTGTGAAGACAAAAGTTTCCTGCAGATTTTTAGAAGCAATCATTTTTTTATAGTAACTAGAACGTTTGCCGGCACCAATCAGGTAAACCCTTAAACTAGTATCCGGCATACATTTTTTTACCAGATCAACAGCTTCTACAATAGTTTTAATACCATACATATCTTCCATGGCCTTTATAGTGCCTAAGCGAATAACATCTCTGTTCTCCTCAGGCTTTTCGCGCATCGGATAAAATACTTTAGTATCCACACCAAAGGGAATAACGTCAACCTCTTTAGAACTGTACTTCCAAAGTTCTCCCTTCATGACATAACTCGTAGATAAAATTTTATCGGCACGCTTAAGGTTAAATTTTAAGATGGCTTTATGAAAAAAAGATTTTTGAGGAAATTCATATATATCAGATCCCCAGGCTGAAATAATGAAAGGGCTAAATCCGCACAAGCTTCCCAATAAGCCGTAGCTGCTGGCGTAATGCGCATGTACAAGGTCTGGTAAAAAACTTTTAATGCAGGAGTGGAGATAAGTAATATTAAATACGTACGATAACTTTTGAATAAAGCTGCCTGTTATTTCCTGTGGACCATCGTATAATACCTCAATATTTTGATAGGGGATGTACCACTGCGTTAGTGATTTGTTTAAACTGAAGATACCGATGTGGTAGCCTTTTTTTGCCAGGCCTATGGCCCATTTTTCTGTATGTGATGAAGAAATGTCGGCAAGTAATAGAACGCGAGGAGCCATAATAATGTTTTATAAAACCGGAAAAAAAGTATGCGATTTCTAACTTAATGCCACACACCTAAATAGAAACAATGCATCTTCTTCGCCGGTTATTTTTTTAGAATGAATTCTAAGGTTTGACTTTACAATTCAACGAAAGTTTAATCTTAAAGAACTTTACTTTTAGAAAACCGGAATAAAAGAGTATGGAAAAAAACCTTTTGCAAGGCGAAATAACTCTTTCATCCCGGTCGTATCTAAACCTGCATAAAGGTAAAACAGGCATCAACTGATTTAAAACGCAATATAAGTTCAAGCTTTTTTTACCGATGATTGCCCCTAATTAGTCTTTGGATTTTTTTAATACCCGTAAAAAGTCAAACTTTTTATATTTGTATAACGAATCAACCAACGACTTTACTTCGTTTTAATTGTACTTTTAGCAACAATGAATTCACGAATTATTTCCTTTCCTGTTTTAACGCTGCTGTTGATGATTTCAACGGTAATAAAGACTCAAACTTACACACACGCAGACACTTTAAAAGGAACGGTCTCGGCTGAGCGCGCCTGGTGGGACGTTCTGCATTATGATCTGGATGTTACTTTTAATAATGCAGATAGTAGTTTGAAAGGAGTTAATAAAATAACTTATAAAGTTTTAGGAACGAATGCAAAATTGCAACTTGATCTTATGACGCCCATGATTCTTGATAGTGTTCTTCTGGATTCTAAAAAGTGCAGTGTTGAACGGGATGGTAACGCGCATTTTATTTATATCGGTGAAATACAAAAGAAGAATGACCTTAAAACCATTGTCGCTTACTTTCATGGTAAGCCCCGCGTAGCTAAACTTCCCCCCTGGGAAGGCGGTGTTATCTGGTCACGTGATCTAAAAGGAAATCCATGGATCTCGATCGCCTGTCAGGGAATGGCTGCGCAGGTTTGGTTTCCTAACAAAGACCATATGTATGATGAAGTAGATAGTGCTTCCGTTCATATTACTGCTCCCCAGGGTTTGGTAGCGGTTGCCAACGGCCGGTTAAAATCTTCAAAAGTCAACGCTGACCAATCAGAAACGTATTTCTGGAAAGTTGTAAATCCTATCAATAATTATAACATCATTCCTTACATCGGCAAATACACCAACTTTACGGATACCATTCGTGGTGAGAAAGGATTACTGGATCTTTCCTATTGGGTGCTTGAAGGAAACGAAGCCAGGGCAAAAAAACAATTTCAACAAGCTAAAACCATGTTGCATTGTTTTGAATACTGGTTTGGACCTTACCCTTTTTACGAAGACAGTTATAAGTTGGTAGAAGCGCCTTTTCTTGGCATGGAACACCAAAGTGATATAGCTTATGGAAATGATTTTATGAATGGTTACAAAGGACGGGACCTTTCGCTTACCGGATGGGGCTTTAAATGGGATTTTATCATTGTGCACGAATCGGGGCACGAATGGTTCGGAAATAGCATCACTGCTAAAGACGTGGCAGATAACTGGATTCATGAAAGCTTTACGGCTTACGCTGAAAATTTATACACCGAATATTTGTATGGGAAAAAAGCAGGGGCAGAATATGTGATCGGCACACGCAAAGCAATAGCAAATGATAAACCCATCATAAGCGACTATAATGTAAACGCTGGAGGCTCTATAGATCTATATTACAAAGGGGCAAATATGTTGCATGCTATGCGACAGATCGTAAACAACGATTCTTTATGGCGTGAAATGTTACGCGACTTAAACAGAACATTCTGGCATCAGACAGTAAGTACCAAGCAGATAGAAATTTATATGGCCGCTTATTTGCGACTTGATCTTCAAAAAATATTCGATCAGTATTTAAGAACCACAAAGGTGCCTGAACTCGAATACAAAGTCGTAAAAGACAAATTGCTGTACCGCTGGACCAATTGCGTAAAAGGATTTAACATGCCTTTAAAAGTTAGCGCTTCACAAAAAGAATTTGTGTTAAAGCCTACCGATAAATGGCAGTCTGTTTCTTTTGATGATACTTTCCTTAACGCGGATGTAAATTTTTATGTCACTACAAAAAGACTGGAGTAGTGGATCTTTGCAAGTTGATGTCCTTTGATAAAAGCTCGTTCTTAACAATTTGGTAACCTGTTTTTTGGAGTACTACCACATTTCGGGTATTGTTTATAATTGATCTAAATAAGATCTTTGCTGCGGAAAACAATCTAAACCAAATCGAATAAAAATGAAAAGAATTAACCCTGTCCTTTTAGCGGCTCTTTCCACTTTCGTGGTATTTACAAACTGTAAAAAAGACGAGAAAGATCCTGAACCTGAACCAGTTGTTGAAACTCCGGCTAGCTATACTGTGCCTGTAACTTATGACTTCGGGGCAAACATGAGCCTTACAAGTTCGAACCAGCGTGTGGCTATGTTCAGAGAACTTATTACTTATGTAAGATCTACTCATACTGCCACTGCAAATGTTACTCTCTCAGAGCAAAAAATGATAAATATGTTTTCCAATACAGGAAACCCTTTTGCTGATGCTGGAAATTTAGGGTTAAATGCGAGTGGAATTTCATTGAAAGAAAAAACCAACAATATCTACGGGGCTGCACAGGAATTAGAAGCGATTTTTAAAGAAGCTGCGACCGTTAGTCAAACAACCGTTAGTGGAACAAATGGAACTGCCGGTAAAGTACTAGGCCCTGTGCCAACCACTACAGGAGCTGTTCAGGCTGCTTATTTAATGAGTTCGAAAGGTTTTGAATACAAAGAACTTGTTGAAAAAGGCGGAATGGGTGCTTTAATGTATTCTGAAGCAATGACACTTCTTAAAAATATTGGCAGCTATGATAACACAACCGTGATTGCCGGTAAGGGTACTGCTATGGAACATGCATGGGACGAGGCTTTTGGTTATTTCTCAGTTCCGGTTAGTTTTCCAACTACTACTACAGGTGTTGCTTATTGGGGAAGTTACTGTAATTCTGTAAACGGTGTTCTTGGTACCAACGCAACTATCATGAATGCCTGGTTAAAAGGTCGCGCTGCTATCAGTAACAAAGACGTGGCCGGTCGTGATGCGGCGCGTGACATTGTTGTAGCTACCTGGGAAAAAGTGGGTGCGGCACGTTTTATCACTTACATGAAACAAGCGAAAACAAATTTTGCAAACGACGGTGCACGCAATCATTCTTTATCTGAAGGTGTTGGTTTTATCCGCGCATTCAAATACAATCCGGCTAAAACTATATCTGATGGAGACATTAACCTTTTAATGGGATACATCGGAAGCAATTTATACGAAGTAACGGAAACTAACATCCAGCTTTCAATTGATAAGATGGCTGCGGTATTTAACCTTGATGCTACTAAACTTTAATACATAGTTACTTACACAAAAACAGATCTGGTTTTTTCCGGATCTGTTTTTGTATTTTATTACAAAACACCGCAACATGATTTTTACTAAAAATAAGCTTATAAAATCCTTCACCGGCGTACTTTTACTGGCTTCCCTTACGCTTATTGTTTGTTGCAAAAAGAAAGATTCAAAGAAAGAAGAAACGCCTGCAGACGAAACGTTTGATAAACAGGCTCTGCTAACCAACCTGGCAGACAATCTTATTTTACCGGCATATAATGAATTTAAGACAGCATTAGATAGCGTTACACAAACATTCGAAACGTTTAAAGTTTCCGGGTCCAAATCTGATTTTTTAAGCGTAAGACAAAAATTTGCTATCGCCTATTTAAAATATCAGCGCATCAGTATCTTCGGCTTTGGTCCGGGTGAGGATGCCGGTGTAAGAACAAATTTTAATATTTTTCCCTGCGACACAACTAAAATAAAAGCAAATATCAGCTCTGGAACCTATAACCTTTCTTCGGCTACAAACTTTGCCTGCAAAGGCTTACCGGCGCTTGATTACCTTTTTTACGACCTTAATAGATCGGATGATGTGATTGTTCAATCCTTCACTGATGCAAAACGCAAAGCTTATGTTAGTGATGTTATTGGTGAAATGTCGGCGAAGCTGGCTACCGTTATTACAACCTGGAATTCAACCTACCGCACAACATTTGTAAATTCTTTGAGTACAGATGTAGGAAGTTCTTTGGGCTATGTAATCAACCAAATTAATTATGAACTTGATTATTTAAAGAATTCAAAAATAGCAACACCTTTGGGTTTGAGAAGTGCCGGAACTCCCTTACCAGCCAATAGTGAAGCATATTATGGCCAACAATCCATGCAGTATGCTTTAGAAACTTTAAACATGATGGAAAATGTTTACCTTGGCAGAAGTTTAAAAAATGCAGACGGCTTGGGCTTTGACGACTACCTCGATCATTTGGGAGTAATGCATGTGGATGTTTCATTGAATACGGCTATAAAAAGCCAGTTTGGAGTGGCACGCGCAAAATTTACTGCGGTTGGAAATCCTCTTTCAGAAAAAGTTTTGACAACTCCAACTGTTGTAAATGAAGCCTATACGGAATTAGTGAAATTATTAGTGTTATTAAAAACAGATATGCCGTCCAGTCTTGGAGTGGTTATTACATATCAGGATGGAGACGGCGATTAAACGCCTTTTAAAATATTTAAGTTTCCCCGTAAACATTGCCCCGCTGGTTATCTTCAGGATTGCCTTCGGGGCATTGATGTTTATTTCTATCAGCCGTTTTATCTATAAAGGCTGGGTTTATTCCATGTATATTCAACCGAAACTATTTTTCCCCTATTATGGTTTCGAATGGGTAAAGCCTTTTTCGGCAATGGGCATGTACCTTGTTTT is a genomic window of Sphingobacteriaceae bacterium containing:
- a CDS encoding peptidase M48, with translation MSRWRLIFLLLILLGGLAVVYVLSKNKLHAPLGANFSPAFQLLGKSTKSLNTALTRVMPINRSDEMAYGDAIAESYSAVADLSDTDYVYLNKLIKELAVFSKKGFDYRVFLISTSAPNAFALPGGVICVTKGLLITLKSEAQIISVLSHEMGHIERGHCFEAIKYELSLKKIKSQAVGQFADAVFNLFLRHSFSKTQENDADEYGYALLLNTKYNPMAFSEAFVELEKLEGRRTSRSTTIISDYLSTHPPLPLRISKFNQMAAEWWMVNKDLARRYVGVENLTCRVPLKEHSFPGEWVSNL
- a CDS encoding glycosyl transferase family 1, with protein sequence MAPRVLLLADISSSHTEKWAIGLAKKGYHIGIFSLNKSLTQWYIPYQNIEVLYDGPQEITGSFIQKLSYVFNITYLHSCIKSFLPDLVHAHYASSYGLLGSLCGFSPFIISAWGSDIYEFPQKSFFHKAILKFNLKRADKILSTSYVMKGELWKYSSKEVDVIPFGVDTKVFYPMREKPEENRDVIRLGTIKAMEDMYGIKTIVEAVDLVKKCMPDTSLRVYLIGAGKRSSYYKKMIASKNLQETFVFTGKISYTHIATYHNLLDILLNVSTVNESFGVSVIEGMACGKPVIVSNSPGLKEVVSDIGIVVEKENAQQLAKAIMQLIESPELRKSLGKFGRQHVLDNYDFKTCIEQMTAVYDKMLRLNEKHPSHLQEEVGA
- a CDS encoding peptidase M1 → MNSRIISFPVLTLLLMISTVIKTQTYTHADTLKGTVSAERAWWDVLHYDLDVTFNNADSSLKGVNKITYKVLGTNAKLQLDLMTPMILDSVLLDSKKCSVERDGNAHFIYIGEIQKKNDLKTIVAYFHGKPRVAKLPPWEGGVIWSRDLKGNPWISIACQGMAAQVWFPNKDHMYDEVDSASVHITAPQGLVAVANGRLKSSKVNADQSETYFWKVVNPINNYNIIPYIGKYTNFTDTIRGEKGLLDLSYWVLEGNEARAKKQFQQAKTMLHCFEYWFGPYPFYEDSYKLVEAPFLGMEHQSDIAYGNDFMNGYKGRDLSLTGWGFKWDFIIVHESGHEWFGNSITAKDVADNWIHESFTAYAENLYTEYLYGKKAGAEYVIGTRKAIANDKPIISDYNVNAGGSIDLYYKGANMLHAMRQIVNNDSLWREMLRDLNRTFWHQTVSTKQIEIYMAAYLRLDLQKIFDQYLRTTKVPELEYKVVKDKLLYRWTNCVKGFNMPLKVSASQKEFVLKPTDKWQSVSFDDTFLNADVNFYVTTKRLE